DNA from Denticeps clupeoides chromosome 7, fDenClu1.1, whole genome shotgun sequence:
CTGGCTGGGTTGATGGAGGGGGGCGGCAGAGAGTCCTGcaataaaaaccataaaaacaagGAGAAAAGGTCAACGCGTGAAATTCAGCGGAGTTCACCGCGGGACGACATGCACTCAATAAGCCCAGTCTGGCAAGGTGACCCAACCCGTACGCAGATTCATAGCTCGTACAACCGGGCTTTCATTGGTCAACCCAACGCAGGAAAATCAGTAAGATTTTAATACAGCCAGGCTAAGCCACACCCATTTTTACCAATCAGCTTATTACTAAAACAAAAGAATCAGATCGGTGAAAATGACAAGGAATCCAACAGGAATTTTATATCATGTTTTTAAAgagttttttattataaagagAGTGAGAGTCCAGTCATTGACATTCAGCAGATTGACAGATTCGTTCCAGTCAACGCGCTTCCTGCTAACGTACGATGACAAGAGCGTAATCGGATTAACGGAAGCCACACAGACGTCTAACAGCCCCGATTATCATGATTGAATTCCATACGCTAAGCGCTTAATGGCCCAGTGCTCTTCAGTGGGCGTGGCTGATGGACACATGCGGGAAAGAGAATCTGAAACTTCAACAACCCCCGTAGCACCGTGTGTAAGGGGGCCATATCGTCACCGTCACCGGAGAACGCTCCACAGGATGAGAGTCAACAGTTCCGTTCACGTCGTAGCGAGTGAAGATGGACACCTCGCCCGCACATCTGGTTACTTCTCATCTCCTCCTGCTGTAAACGTCTGAAGGATGATGCTGATGCGATAAAGGGCCACAGGAAGTggcaagagacacacacaggaagtgtgtCTCTTTCTCAGCACCACGCTGTTGACGCGTTCACCTcagaccgaaaaaaaaaaaccctcttctcctccaccccAGTTTTGATGACATAGATTCCCAAAATAAATCATAATCTTTCCTTTCTACGGACCTAAAACCGCGGTTCTCTGAAGGCTTGCACGTCTTCCTTCCCATACGCAAGAGGCGGCTTTTTCGAACCGTACCAACCAACGCAAGCTCCAATTATACCGGAGCTCAGAGCCCAGCAAGGCGGCATGTGGAAGGAAATAATCGGTTGTGGCTGGTTTACTGTACACGAGTCCTGCGTCCATTCAACTGGCGGGTTTAAACGTCCCCCGAcatttatatcggtcttgttggtcccctgattctgtatctgacgtcttggtgcagaattagagCCActtttcaccgtctgtagctttaaatgctaatgaggaggaggaggatgtcataagggacaaattccacatCAGATCATCTGAGTGGTGAAGcaaaatgaccaaagcactctttacacctatcgccatctCACAaagagtcacattttcatgtcaggggacctttaaaagtcCCCTGCAAGTGGACCCTCAAGTCATAAAGGTGACAAGTTCACTCGCATCAGTCCTGGCTGCAAATGCACAACGACTACAGGACCTGGTAGTATCCTGATGGTAACACaaccgcctatgaaccagaagacccaggttcaaaacccacttactaccattgtgtccctgagcaagacacttaaccctgagtgtctccagggttaagggcgtctggtaaatgccggaaATGTAAACGTCAACCACGAGAAGGGTTCCCTCAAGTCTCAAAAAGTCAGCCACTCAGACGCGGCCCATCGGACTACATGGGATCCAGAAGCAGGTGGACAGGAACGGAGCGCCGCTATCAGCCGATCAGCCATCAGCGTTGGGTAATCAGTCACATTGATCGCATGGAACCACGCCCGCACGTTTCCACACACTCAGCAGCTCCAGGCGACTCTGCGGGGAGAAGCGATTAGTCTCCGCTTCCTCATGCGAGCAAAGCCTACAAAGAAATGTCCAGCCTAGAAGACGTCAAACATCTCTACAGCGGAAGAGAATCAAGGGGATTTTAGAAGGTGGCTCCATAATGGCCCATAATGCACATATTTCAGAACAATAAACTACATCTAAAGGAGCAGCAGGCCAGTCTGGAGACGCCGAGTTTTGACGGAATGGTCTAGAACTGAGGATCTGGACGCCGTTCCACAGCGGCTGGTCCATAAAAACAGGAGcaaaaacatctccagatgTGAAGGACTCGCCGGAGTCAGAGCGCCAGTGCCGGCCAGTCGCTGGGAACCGGGGGAAAGAATGAATCAACCAACTGGGGAACGTCACTGCAGAGCCCAAATCACGGGGTCACATGGCCAGGCtggagggtcagaggtcacgtgTGCAAGTTAAGGATTCCAGGACCAGATCGTGACGTCCCACCTGCTCCACTTTCCAGCGGATCTGCTAATGGCCGCTCTGACCCATTTCagagccggagccggagcccgCGTTACCGCAGCACAGGCCGGTCCGAACAGCCGCAGGGAGGCGGCGGTCGTTACGTAACTCCGCCACGTCCGCGCCGACAGCGCCGTGCGAGGGCTAACTAGCTAACTAACAAACTAACCAGCTAGCCAACTATCCCAACTAACCAACTCACTCGGAGCGCTGACTAGCTTAGCCAGCTTCCCTGGAACACTCCCACCCCGCCGGGCGGGTCGCGGCTTCCACCGCTCCGCGGCGCCTTCGTCGCCGGCCGGTCCTCGGTTCCGCGGCGGCCAAGCTCCTCCTGGTGCGGCCGGGCGGCGTCCGACTATCCGTCcctgcgctgctgctgctgctgcgcccGACCGCGGTAATCGTTTCCGATGGCCATTTAAACTTGACCGGAAATCCCTCCCGTTTGCGCTCTAGTCCCGCCCCCCGAGCGACGAGGCGGCCCAATCGGAACGCGTGGTCTCGACGAAAACACCGTGGAAGCCGGCCAATCGCCGCGCGTTCGCCGGTGGCGCGCAACCGGAGACTGAGTGCCGCTGACCAATCGCGGCGCTCACACGGCACCGACCAGGCGAAGCACCAGTCGGTTCTGGCGGCCGCGTCTGGCGGCGTCACCAATAGTCGACCGCACAGATTTCACAGCGTTTCTCCCGAAGTGAACCAGAAAAAATGATGTTTATTCCTCTGGTTAATTTGGCGATGAAAATGTCGAAAAGACCAGAACATCCGTGTCATGAAAGTAAATGTACCGCTTAATACATTTcgggaaataaatgaaatgttctgaattcattttttctacattatttCTACAACAAGAGTAGAAGGttaagaaacacatttttttttcttagaaagACAACAAAAACGCTTTCTGCAGCTGATGGATGAACTTGAACTCGATAAGAACCCCTAGAACTGCATGTAGCTGGTTTGCACTGGATTGCCTGTTTTTAAGttcatttccttattttcacGCTTTAGGTCGTTTATTCTTTGTACCACGTGTTGTAAAAGGGAACCGGCCGTTCATTTAAATACCTGTCGATTCACCAGACTCGAGGAGTATTTCATACCGCGCAATACAGCGAAAAACGAATGCCGCATCTTGACGAAGTGAACGAGGCTGGGACGCCACCTGGGGTGGCGGCCGGAACAAAGCAAACAGAGCGTCGGAGAAAAATGAAACTTTATTTTCGTTCCGGCCACACAGCAGAGCGCCGGAATGGTGTTTGTCCAACACTCACACTTCTACCCAGAAAGTAGGTACATTATGTTCGTTAAATACGAACGTGTTGGAGGCAGATAAAAATGAGCAGGTTTAAGAACCAAGTTGTATAATGGATCTCCGAAAGCGCAGGTCTTGTGGGAcgttcctggtctgcagtgagGAATATGGGGAGTTCGCCCGGCCTCATCGTCTTGCCAGCGGTCTCTTCACCCCCATAATGCTGAAGGTTGCACTGGCGATGTTCTCGTAGATGAGAAACATGAGGGCCGCGGTGAGGACGGTCTGCAGCAGCTTGGCCTCCAGACCCTTGAAGAGTCCCAGCACGCCGTACGTCCTGAAACCAAACGAGATCCTGTCCAAACGGCGCTCCGTTCCCCTCTCAATCAATCATGCTTCAGACGGCGCACGCCCACCTGACCCTGCTGACCAGCAGgtaggccacgcccctcaagCCGCTCAGCAGCCGGGACCCCCGCGCAGCCGGCGCCCGGTGTCCGCCGAACTGAGGAGCGGCAGGACAGTTGAGGCGCTACGCGGCTTTTCGGGGAGACGCGGTCGGGAGCCACTCACCCGCAGGATGGACTGCGCCGTCTGCAGCGGGTACGTCGCGGTGGTGGCGACCGCCTTGGCAACGGCGCCGATGAGAAACACCTCCGTCGAGGACAGctgtgtgggggaaaaaaatggaacgtGACCTCCTGGAGCCTCTGGCAGCTGTCCTCGTGTCTTCTGGACAGAAACAGACATTTCCTCAAGCTCAAATGGCAGCTGTTGTCCTAAAGGCTGGACGGCGAGGACCAGAGCGTCACAACGACACACCCGGCTGGAGCCGGAAGCGGCCCGGGGGCCCGACACGTGGCCCTCACCTCCCTGAGGAGACCCCGCCTCAGCTGCCTCTTCAAGCCCTCGTAGATCATGAACTGCACAGCCGGgttcagcaccagcagcagagaCGGGAAGGTGCCGTTCCACAGAGCGCCCGCGCCCTCGTCCTGCACGATCCGCACAAAGGCGTCTaacagagagggacagagagacggGGACGGAGACAGAGAGTCAGGGACGGAGAGAGACGGGGACGAGGAGAgacggggacagagacagagagtcagggacagagagagactgggacagagacagagagtcagggacagagagggacgaggagagacggggacagagacagagagtcagggacagagagagacggggacgaggagagacagagacagagagtcagggatggagagagatggGGATAGAGGGAGACTTGGAAAAAGACAGagtcagggacagagagagacgggacgaggagagacggggacagagagagactgggacagagacagagagtcagggacagagagagacggggacgaggagagacggggacagagacagagagtcagggatggagagagactgggacagagacagagagtcggggacagagagggacgaggagagacggggacagagacagagagtcagggacagagagggacgaggagagacggggacagagacagagagtcagggacagagagagacggggacgaggagagacagggacagagacagagagtcagggatggagagagatggGGATAGAGGGAGACTTGGAAAAAGACAGagtcagggacagagagagacgggacgaggagagacggggacagagagagactgggacagagacagagagtcagggacagagagagacggggacgaggagagacagagagtcagggatggagagagatggGGATAGAGGGAGACTTGGAAAAAGACAGagtcagggacagagagagacgggacgaggagagacggggacagagagagactgggacagagacagagagtcagggacagagagagacggggacgaggagagacggggacagagacagagagtcagggatggagagagatggggacgaggagagacggggacagagagagacggggacagagacagagagacagggacgaggagagacggggacagagacagagagtcagggacagagagagacagggacgaggagagacggggacagagacagagtcagggatggagagagatggGGACAGAGAGACacggggacagagacagagagtcaAAGATTGAGAGAGATGGGGACATAGAGAGACGGGGACAAGGAGACACGGGGACAGAGACGGAGAGACACGGGGACAGAGACGGAGAGACACAGGGACAGAGACGGAGAGACACAGCTGAGGGTGACACTGCATGTGATCTGCTGTCCTTGTGACACGTAAACAGGAAGTGACCATGACTTCAGATGGAAACAGATTTTAACGAGTAGATTTTATTTCAGGTCACGTCTCTGCGCGGGGTGTAAGAAAcgtgaatttaaaaaatgaatctaTTAAAAATGACGCCGTATTCGTTGATTTTAAAGAATGCAGCTTCACATCACGCTGCTGCAAACACACGTGCAAAAGTGAAACTCTCGTATCTTTACAAAGCCAAAAGTTTAAAGACGTGAACCGACGCCCGTACCCACGATGCCCTCGTAATCAGTGGGGCGGATGTCTGCGTTGCGGAACTTCGCCCCCTGCAGCTTCAGCCTAGTATTGACAACCCAGAGGGGCGTGGTCACCNNNNNNNNNNNNNCCTGCTCTACTCGTGTCCATGTGTGGTTTTCCTAGCAGAACATCTCCCAGTTTTCATCTCAGATGTTCAGGTCCATGTCTCACCTACTTGCATGTATATTGGAAGGCGATTGGTGGACTTGGTCTCCATTTCACCCCCTAAACCCCTGAGAGAGACCAACTTGCTCCCCCAGCCATGAGGTGGCGCTGCCTCAGTGCTGAATTTGCTGGTACCTATGCGGGAGGGCCAGGATGGCGTAACCCTTGACACACTTTTCCTCATCATCTCTGAAAGCCttattttttgttagttttatgCATCTTCTGCATGTGCCAGAACGCACCATCGATCTCTGGAAGATGCCATACAGCTCGCCAATCAATCTAACTAGCAGCCTGACTCGACGCGGAATAAAGCCCGCGCGGGTCTGGAGAGATGTtctcccctcttcctcctgtaaCCTTTCCTGTGCGCAGAAGAACCCCGGGGCGTGTGGTGGCCTCTGCATCATCTCCGCGCTCCCTGCCGCTCACTCTCCGGATGAACCAGATGCAGGGAGACGTCTGAACTTCCGGATTACGGTTACGGGCACGATAATTTCCTGCTTTCATGCGAGGTTCTTCACGATAAAATGTATTAGTGGGTAGTGAGTGTcacaggtgcattgtgggtaaggaGAGTTGAAAGTTAGGAGAATAACCTCTGCAAGCCTGGTCCATATGCCTGCGATGCCcgaatggaaaataaaaatgaaactgcAGATCAGATTATTGGCGACAtggcagcagccaatcagaaggaaGCTCCTGGAAACATCTGCATCCCAGCCGGAGACGTGAAGACAGAAATACAGTGGAAACGTACGGTGTCCACCCCTCCTCACCGGCTGACAGAGATGAAGCTCCGACTCAGTGACGGAGCAGATGGTTGGAGGccagggatggagggatggacatATGAAGACGGATGTGTTTGCTTTTCTCTCTTTGCTGAAGCGACGGCGACTGCAGAACGAGGGAGAACAAGCCAGTCTCGCATAAGACATGAGTGACACGCCTTCCTGCTCTCAGTAAATCATATATTTTCACATGACGAGCAATATTACGAGCAAAACCGATGAAAAATTAAACCAAGTAATAAatacaaagcaaaaacactacaaataaaacaaagaataaagaaaggaaacgtttttttgtatttcactCTATTGTTCTTTTAGGGCAATAATTGCAACTCTGATACATTGTAATTACAACCTTGTTACATTGTCGCGAGACATTAAAACCTATTAACATCACAACGATTTTAGAACGCTTGCTTCTAAAACTTTCATTTGTGAATAACACGTTTATTTCGGcatgtctctctctccacaccTTCAGATGCATCTGAAGTCAACCACTTAACACGTTCCGAGTCTAAAAAGGCCGGTGCGCATAACGTATTAGGTTTGCACCACCGAAACAGTGTAtttgcgtgcgtgagtgtgtgtgggtccgTGCACATCGCTGCATTTCTGCGTCTGCATGTGCATGCACGGTGCATGTGATTAATGCTGCTGGCTGTTAACAGAAACCATGTGCTGCAGCCAGGTTTTAACGGCAGAGGCCGTAATTAACGCCGCATAGACATTTTTCCTGAGtgcaaacatttctttttttttttctctttattaccGCGGGCGATAAAACTTCCCCCCAGCAGGAGAAGGCAGACGAGAAAGCGGAGAAGTGCTGACCAGCGATCGACTGGTTATGTAAGCTGCAGCTCTGTGACAGTGGAATCGCTGGGAGGTTACGTTAAGGTTACGCAACGCCCATGATCTGTAACACTAGCTGCTGTGTTGCACCATCAACTCCatcagcacaaacacaaacacacacactctctgcctGACATATATATCTGCCTCTGTATACATGCAGACTTATCCTCATACAAACACAAAGACACTCAATCTCACACGCAAGTGTGCATGCAACTACACAAAAGCccccccacacatacacaaacagaatgtcacacgctcacacactggAGGGGTGATGATGAATCGGTTGATCTTGGCTTGACTCAGCGGAGGGTCGAAAGGTCGAGTGGGACAGAGGAGTGGAGTGTTTACAGCATCAGGCGGAATAAAACCCGGCGTCCGGTCCCTTCCGGTCCCCAAACAACGGAAAAGCCTTCAACTTCTTATTCAATGCGTTGGGAGAGCAGCAGGGGGGCGATATTACACATCCATAATAGAAAGCCATTTGCCAGTATATGCTGATGACGCCTTATCATTCCGCTGCTCGTTCCCATGCATGAGAAGCGCTGCTTTTATCCCGTAAAAAAGGTAcgaattaaacaataaaaatatttactgaAAAAGATCCATTTCATTGTCGAGTATACAACTTTTTAAATGGTATAATTCATGTGTATATGTTTTCGAAGCGTTCGCTGGGCATGCGTAAGAAAAGCGGATTCTGCTTCTCTGCTTCATTTCGTGCACGACCTTGAAATGTAAATCCTCTTCCTGCAGCTCCTCTGGCAGCTTTGAAGTGATTGGCTGTGCTGCAGGGGTCCGCGTGGCCCCGGGAGCGACTTCTACGCTCCTGCTCTATACCAGCTTCACAATGATTATTCCTAAAGAATGGAGATAAAGTGAAGAGAAGGGCAAAATTTCTAACAATTTGCATGTAATGATTAGAACGGCGATTTATAAGGAAGTGTGTGTCTATATTATTCTCCATTTTTTGGGAGGAAGCTGATTCCAGAGACATTAAAAAGCTGTTGGAAGCTGAGAAGTGAAGAAGAGAGCTTCAGGAACCGCTCCTGAGTTCAAAACTGCAATTAAAGCATCAGTTGCTCAAGAACGTCATGAGGAACcttcaaattctccagatctcaggTCCAaatgagcatctgtgggatgcaCTGATCCATGCAGATgccattcaaaggttgtgggtttgagtcccaccagagtcactttactttgggggcagtggtggcctggcagttaaggaagcggaatcATAAatcgccgaggtgccactgaggtccccttgataaggtcccgtccccacacgctgctccccgggcgcctgtcatggtgcccactgctcaccaagggtgacggttaaatacagaggatgtttcacactgtcactgtgtgctgtgctgcagtgtctcacaatgacaatcactttcatgttcGCGTTCATTAGGTGCGTGGTtataatgttgtggctgagCTTCATAATCACACTGTTCCTCTGCATTATggaaataatgaaatgcattaatTTTATCTTCCATATGAGAATTTTAATGATATTAAGTGCACTAAACCCTCTTATTTTATGAATCTGACCAAAATAATGAGACTCTTTGTAAAATTTGTTATATGAATCATGTGAAGGACGGTGATAAACTCAGACGATGCAATATTAATTCAGATTGCAGAATacgtgtgttgtttttgtgaaattaaaaCGCAGAAACACCATAGCAGCAGGCCAGGTGACAAGAGGGGACGTTTTATTACGTGTGTGAAGGTCACAATCATGGCTGCAATGAcctagatgtgtgtgtgtgcgtttgtttgCATGTGCTTATGTCTTAGTGATTCAATTTTCTTGGGTTTTCTTAGGTTTGGAAGATCcttattttatattgttatatgaatattataatttgtgttgcatatttattactatgtgtgtttattaaatCTTATTGAAGTCCAGGATCCCAGTCTTTGATCTGCATGCTCtgccccccaaccccccaatgcacacacacacacacacacacacacaaaca
Protein-coding regions in this window:
- the LOC114793742 gene encoding peroxisomal membrane protein PMP34-like → VTTPLWVVNTRLKLQGAKFRNADIRPTDYEGIVDAFVRIVQDEGAGALWNGTFPSLLLVLNPAVQFMIYEGLKRQLRRGLLRELSSTEVFLIGAVAKAVATTATYPLQTAQSILRFGGHRAPAARGSRLLSGLRGVAYLLVSRVRTYGVLGLFKGLEAKLLQTVLTAALMFLIYENIASATFSIMGVKRPLARR